A window of the Henckelia pumila isolate YLH828 chromosome 3, ASM3356847v2, whole genome shotgun sequence genome harbors these coding sequences:
- the LOC140893350 gene encoding uncharacterized protein, whose protein sequence is MCKGAAGQRTEGPETQSSTAPRQSPRRPASQVPNTNPQETQEAESFPQASSTRASNCHSRVRRRANTQYSAMDNLHGSVSASASVSASASASSRARARAAATGEGISKAAATATIHGSTQGRSARSSATVHVGGKNASSSASALR, encoded by the exons GGAGCTGCTGGACAAAGAACTGAAGGCCCAGAAACACAGTCATCTACAGCACCAAGACAGTCACCAAGGAGGCCAGCAAGCCAAGTTCCAAATACAAATCCTCAG GAAACACAGGAAGCTGAAAGCTTTCCTCAAGCATCTTCAACCAGAGCATCAAATTGTCATTCAAGGGTAAGAAGAAGAGCCAATACTCAATACAGTGCAATGGACAATCTACATGGAAGTGTCAGTGCTAGTGCTAGTGTCAGTGCCAGTGCTAGTGCAAGTTCAAGAGCTAGAGCAAGAGCCGCTGCAACTGGAGAAGGTATCTCTAAAGCAGCTGCAACTGCCACTATCCATGGTTCAACACAAGGAAGAAGTGCAAGATCTAGTGCAACAGTTCATGTTGGAGGAAAAAATGCAAGCTCAAGTGCAAGTGCTTTAAGATGA